One genomic window of Prochlorococcus sp. MIT 0801 includes the following:
- a CDS encoding RpoD/SigA family RNA polymerase sigma factor, protein MGIPLESAKEISDVSSGKSNSARTSQKLSTSNVSSQKSRSSRRQSNRLATDAIGFYLTSIGRVPLLTPAEEIELAHHVQQMKDLLNLPLEQRSTRQKHKIKMGKRARDRMMAANLRLVVSVAKKYQNQGLELLDLVQEGAIGLERAVDKFDPAMGYKFSTYAYWWIRQGMTRAIDNSARTIRLPIHISEKLSKMRRISRELSHRFGRQPNRLELANAMGIEPQDLEDLVSQSAPCASLDAHARGEEDRSTLGELIPDPNSDEPMEGMDRSIQKEHLGGWLSQLNEREQKIMRLRFGLDGEEPLTLAEIGRQINVSRERVRQLEAKAILKLRVMTTHQNAA, encoded by the coding sequence ATGGGGATCCCGCTGGAATCTGCCAAGGAAATTTCTGATGTTTCATCAGGAAAATCTAATTCGGCAAGAACAAGTCAAAAACTATCTACATCAAATGTAAGTAGTCAAAAATCTCGAAGTTCTAGAAGACAAAGTAATCGTTTAGCTACTGATGCAATAGGTTTCTATCTAACAAGTATCGGTAGAGTCCCACTTCTCACTCCTGCAGAAGAAATTGAGCTTGCTCATCATGTTCAACAAATGAAAGATTTGTTGAACCTTCCTCTTGAACAACGCTCTACCCGTCAGAAACACAAAATAAAAATGGGTAAACGGGCAAGAGATCGCATGATGGCTGCAAATCTTAGACTTGTTGTAAGTGTTGCAAAAAAGTATCAAAACCAAGGTCTCGAATTACTCGATTTAGTTCAAGAAGGTGCCATTGGATTAGAAAGAGCTGTTGATAAATTTGATCCTGCAATGGGTTATAAATTCTCAACCTATGCTTACTGGTGGATAAGACAAGGGATGACTCGTGCCATAGATAACAGTGCTAGAACTATTCGACTGCCAATACATATCAGCGAAAAACTTTCAAAAATGCGCCGTATATCGCGTGAATTATCTCATCGATTTGGTAGACAACCAAATCGACTCGAGTTGGCAAACGCGATGGGAATTGAACCTCAGGATTTAGAAGATCTAGTGTCTCAAAGCGCGCCATGTGCATCTCTTGATGCTCATGCAAGAGGAGAAGAAGATCGTAGTACTCTTGGAGAACTCATCCCAGACCCAAATTCTGATGAGCCCATGGAAGGGATGGATAGAAGTATTCAAAAAGAACACCTCGGAGGCTGGTTATCTCAATTAAATGAAAGAGAGCAAAAAATCATGAGACTTCGCTTTGGCCTTGATGGAGAAGAACCACTTACTCTTGCTGAAATTGGAAGACAAATAAATGTTTCTAGAGAGCGCGTAAGACAACTTGAGGCCAAAGCAATTTTAAAATTGAGAGTAATGACTACTCATCAAAACGCTGCCTAA
- a CDS encoding diacylglycerol/polyprenol kinase family protein — translation MPIQIAVFVIALWIIIILLIAFLCKRYFPKKEELRRKIIHIGTGPVILLAWLFDIPQNIAFLSALFITIALGINYQYRLLPAIEDIERKSFGTIAYGISITLLLLLFWPRYASSISIGVLSMAFGDGLAGLIGRSIKSPKWSVLGQTKSIVGTLTMASVVAITTSIISSTNNLGIQPLEVLVISLLATFLEQISPWGIDNLTVPIGVTCIGIWLVGI, via the coding sequence TTGCCCATTCAAATAGCTGTTTTTGTTATTGCTTTATGGATAATTATAATTTTATTGATTGCATTTTTATGTAAGAGATATTTTCCTAAAAAAGAGGAGTTAAGAAGAAAAATTATTCATATCGGAACAGGGCCCGTAATTCTTTTAGCTTGGTTATTTGATATCCCACAAAACATAGCTTTCTTATCTGCATTATTTATCACCATAGCCTTAGGAATTAATTATCAATATCGTTTATTACCTGCCATTGAAGATATCGAGAGAAAAAGTTTTGGAACAATTGCATATGGCATCAGTATCACACTTTTACTTCTACTATTCTGGCCTCGCTACGCATCATCTATTTCCATAGGAGTCCTATCAATGGCTTTTGGTGATGGATTAGCAGGTTTAATCGGAAGATCTATTAAATCTCCAAAATGGTCAGTACTGGGTCAAACAAAATCGATTGTTGGAACATTGACAATGGCGTCAGTAGTAGCCATAACTACTTCAATTATCTCTTCAACTAATAATTTAGGCATACAACCCCTAGAAGTTTTAGTCATATCACTTCTAGCAACTTTTTTAGAACAAATAAGTCCTTGGGGAATTGACAATCTAACTGTTCCTATTGGAGTAACTTGTATTGGAATATGGTTAGTAGGAATATAA
- a CDS encoding 3-deoxy-7-phosphoheptulonate synthase, translating into MSTSSYFSMVDSTSDLNVVETRPLMSPALLHRDLPLDKAASGVVSSTRNKIQSILHGNDPRILVIVGPCSVHDVDAAIEYAKRLAPLRERYRQKLEIVMRVYFEKPRTTVGWKGLINDPHLDDSYDINTGLRKARGLLLDLAKAGMPAATELLDPVVPQYIADLISWTAIGARTTESQTHREMASGLSMPVGYKNGTDGTATIAINAMQAASKPHHFLGINNDGHASIVSTTGNPNGHLVLRGGKNGTNYHLDAISLIVDELEQFKMLGKVMVDCSHGNSNKDFRRQSEVLRDVASQIKGGSKNVMGVMIESHLVEGNQKLNSDLSKLTYGQSVTDACINFSTTEILLEELAASVK; encoded by the coding sequence ATGTCCACCTCATCATATTTTTCAATGGTGGATAGCACCTCTGACCTTAATGTGGTCGAGACTCGTCCATTAATGTCACCAGCATTACTTCATAGAGATTTGCCTCTAGATAAGGCAGCCTCTGGAGTTGTCTCTTCTACTCGAAACAAGATTCAATCAATTCTTCATGGTAATGATCCAAGAATTTTGGTTATTGTTGGACCGTGTTCGGTTCATGATGTTGATGCTGCTATTGAATATGCAAAGCGTTTAGCTCCATTGAGGGAGAGATATAGGCAAAAGCTTGAAATTGTTATGCGTGTTTATTTTGAGAAACCACGCACAACAGTTGGTTGGAAAGGACTTATTAATGACCCTCATCTTGATGATTCTTACGATATTAATACTGGTTTAAGAAAGGCAAGAGGTCTATTGCTTGATTTAGCGAAAGCAGGAATGCCGGCTGCAACTGAATTACTTGATCCAGTTGTTCCTCAATATATTGCTGATTTAATTAGTTGGACTGCTATTGGAGCAAGAACGACAGAGAGTCAGACTCATCGTGAAATGGCGTCTGGATTATCAATGCCTGTTGGTTATAAGAATGGTACTGACGGGACAGCAACGATAGCGATTAATGCAATGCAAGCGGCTTCAAAGCCTCATCATTTTTTAGGAATTAATAATGATGGTCACGCTTCAATAGTGAGTACTACAGGTAATCCAAATGGACATCTTGTTTTAAGAGGTGGTAAAAATGGAACTAATTACCATCTCGATGCAATTAGTTTAATTGTGGATGAGTTAGAACAATTTAAGATGCTTGGAAAAGTTATGGTTGATTGTAGTCATGGTAATTCCAATAAAGATTTTCGTAGACAATCAGAAGTTTTAAGAGATGTAGCATCACAGATTAAAGGTGGATCAAAGAATGTAATGGGTGTAATGATAGAAAGTCATCTTGTGGAGGGTAATCAGAAATTAAATTCAGATTTGTCAAAACTTACCTATGGGCAAAGTGTTACGGATGCATGCATAAACTTTTCTACAACTGAAATTTTATTAGAGGAACTAGCTGCATCGGTTAAATAA
- the acnB gene encoding bifunctional aconitate hydratase 2/2-methylisocitrate dehydratase, protein MLKDYLSHVAAREALGIPPLPLDAKQTQILTELLEKPDQEIDQNFLLDLLVNRIPPGVDQASYVKATWLSSIAQEESKSPLVNPLRATELLGTMIGGYNVAALIEILKSDNKELATSACQALSNTLLVYDALNDILELANTNIYAKKVINSWSNGEWFTNKQPLAQEITVTVFKVEGETNTDDLSPATHATTRPDIPLHALAMLETRDPNGLSTIEELKKKGYPIAYVGDVVGTGSSRKSAINSVLWHTGQDIPYVPNKRGSGVVIGGKIAPIFFNTAEDSGALPIECDVSNLKTGDVITIFPYKGEVRRSKNEANSGELLSKFVLKPQTITDEVRAGGRIPLMIGRALTDKVRTKLKLPPSTLFIRPGQPPASKYGFTQAQKMVGKACGLEGVLPGASCEPIMTTVGSQDTTGPMTRDEMKELACLGFSADLVMQSFCHTAAYPKPVDIKTQKELPDFFAERGGIALKPGDGIIHSWLNRMLLPDTVGTGGDSHTRFPLGISFPGGSGVVAFAAAIGSMPLDMPESVLVRFKGSLQTGVTLRDVVNAIPWMAIQQGLLTVAKANKVNVFNGKILEIEGLPNLKLEQAFELTDASAERSCAGCTIQLSESTISEYLKSNIVLLKNMIARGYKDARTISRRIIEMEDWLKKPNLLSADSNAQYSETIEIDLNELKEPVLACPNDPDNVKLLSEVAGTPIQEVFIGSCMTNIGHYRAAAKILEGEGKISARLWVCPPTRMDEEILKKEGYYEIFAKAGSRMEMPGCSLCMGNQARVEDNSTVFSTSTRNFNNRLGKGAQVFLGSAELAAVCALLGHIPTPDEYLAIASKKISPITDEIYRYLNFNEIPNFIEDGRVITKEEEASILQT, encoded by the coding sequence ATGCTAAAAGATTACTTATCACATGTTGCAGCAAGAGAAGCGTTGGGGATCCCTCCACTTCCTTTAGATGCAAAACAGACTCAAATTTTAACAGAGTTATTAGAAAAACCAGATCAAGAAATCGATCAAAACTTCTTACTTGATCTTCTTGTTAATCGAATTCCTCCCGGAGTTGATCAAGCCTCTTATGTCAAAGCGACTTGGCTTAGCTCAATTGCTCAAGAAGAGTCAAAAAGTCCGTTAGTAAATCCTCTAAGAGCAACTGAGCTTTTAGGTACAATGATTGGCGGATATAATGTAGCAGCGTTAATTGAAATACTAAAATCTGATAATAAAGAATTAGCAACCTCAGCCTGTCAAGCATTGAGTAATACCCTTTTAGTTTATGACGCTTTAAACGACATTTTAGAATTAGCTAACACTAATATTTATGCAAAAAAAGTTATTAATAGCTGGTCCAATGGAGAATGGTTCACTAATAAACAACCCTTAGCTCAAGAAATAACAGTAACAGTATTTAAAGTTGAAGGAGAAACAAATACAGACGACCTCTCTCCAGCAACTCATGCCACAACAAGACCAGATATTCCTTTACATGCTCTAGCGATGCTAGAGACTCGAGATCCAAATGGTTTAAGCACTATTGAAGAATTAAAAAAGAAAGGATATCCAATCGCATATGTTGGCGATGTCGTTGGAACAGGAAGCTCTAGAAAGTCAGCAATTAACTCAGTCCTTTGGCATACAGGACAAGACATACCGTACGTGCCTAATAAAAGAGGGAGTGGGGTTGTAATAGGAGGGAAAATTGCTCCTATTTTCTTTAATACTGCTGAAGATTCAGGTGCACTTCCAATTGAATGCGATGTAAGCAATCTCAAAACAGGTGATGTAATTACTATTTTTCCTTACAAAGGAGAAGTGAGAAGAAGTAAAAATGAGGCAAATAGTGGAGAACTTTTATCAAAATTTGTCTTAAAACCACAAACTATTACTGATGAAGTAAGAGCAGGTGGGCGAATTCCTTTAATGATTGGAAGAGCTTTGACAGACAAAGTTAGAACAAAATTAAAACTTCCTCCCTCTACTCTGTTTATTCGTCCTGGTCAGCCACCTGCATCAAAGTATGGGTTTACACAAGCTCAAAAAATGGTTGGAAAAGCTTGCGGTTTAGAAGGCGTGCTCCCTGGTGCAAGTTGTGAGCCAATAATGACAACAGTCGGTAGTCAAGACACTACTGGTCCGATGACCAGAGATGAAATGAAAGAATTAGCGTGTTTAGGATTTTCTGCTGATTTAGTTATGCAGAGTTTCTGTCATACGGCAGCATATCCCAAGCCTGTTGATATTAAAACTCAAAAAGAACTCCCTGATTTTTTTGCTGAAAGAGGAGGGATAGCATTAAAACCCGGTGATGGAATTATTCACAGTTGGCTAAACAGGATGCTTTTGCCGGACACAGTCGGGACAGGTGGCGATAGTCATACACGATTCCCGTTAGGCATCTCATTTCCAGGAGGTTCGGGAGTGGTGGCATTTGCGGCAGCCATTGGTTCCATGCCTTTAGATATGCCGGAGTCAGTTCTTGTTCGTTTTAAAGGGTCTTTACAAACTGGCGTCACCTTAAGAGATGTAGTTAATGCCATTCCCTGGATGGCCATACAACAAGGTCTTCTGACCGTCGCAAAAGCAAACAAAGTTAATGTGTTCAATGGAAAGATACTAGAAATTGAAGGTCTACCAAACCTAAAATTAGAGCAAGCCTTTGAATTGACTGATGCAAGTGCAGAAAGATCTTGCGCCGGATGTACTATTCAACTGTCTGAATCAACAATCAGTGAATATTTAAAAAGCAATATTGTTTTACTTAAAAATATGATTGCTAGGGGATATAAAGACGCACGAACAATAAGTAGAAGAATTATAGAAATGGAAGATTGGTTAAAAAAACCAAATTTACTATCAGCCGACTCAAATGCTCAATACTCAGAAACAATCGAAATAGACTTGAACGAACTCAAAGAACCTGTTTTAGCTTGTCCTAATGATCCTGATAACGTCAAACTTTTAAGTGAAGTCGCAGGCACTCCCATTCAAGAGGTTTTCATTGGTTCGTGTATGACCAATATCGGTCATTATCGAGCCGCTGCAAAAATTCTCGAAGGAGAGGGGAAGATATCAGCACGATTATGGGTGTGTCCGCCAACACGAATGGACGAAGAAATTTTGAAAAAAGAAGGATACTACGAGATTTTTGCAAAAGCCGGTAGCCGAATGGAAATGCCTGGTTGTTCTCTATGCATGGGCAATCAAGCTCGTGTAGAAGATAATTCAACTGTTTTCTCAACAAGTACAAGAAATTTCAACAACAGATTAGGGAAAGGAGCTCAAGTGTTCTTAGGAAGTGCAGAATTGGCTGCTGTATGCGCTTTGTTAGGTCATATCCCTACACCTGATGAATATCTTGCAATAGCTTCCAAAAAAATTTCACCAATAACTGATGAAATTTACAGATACTTAAACTTTAATGAAATACCAAACTTTATCGAAGATGGTCGTGTAATAACAAAAGAAGAAGAGGCCTCTATTTTACAAACCTAA
- a CDS encoding ClC family H(+)/Cl(-) exchange transporter, which yields MIKSKSQIPIQKKSTQSIKKLLQRKWLNVILALILTGLGAALTGILFKTGIHALEDYRSNLLVFMPRWIVLPILGVLGGLVSGSLIQNFAPAAKGAGVSHIIAFLRHKPVPMGLRVGIVKLFAGIIAIGSGFPLGPEGPAVQMGGSVAWKMAKWLKAPISFRRVIVAAGGGAGIAAIFSAPIGGFVYAIEELLNSARPVVLLLVVVTTFWADSCADILQAIGLDQKAGGFINNLGFQLERAYTPVIEFFPIDFLYLIFLGIILGFLAEMYCRYVLKMQVLGNKWFKNKTIERMSLSGFLLGTMYSIIPENFHNIEGLQKIIVNESSSFTLAISIFFVLFFASGLAAASGAPGGLFYPMLTLGGAIGLASGIGVETITGHVPTTYIFAGMGGFVAGCSRTPLTAMFLAFALTKNLLILKPLLITCIASFLTARIFNEHSIYERQITIEEGELI from the coding sequence ATGATCAAAAGTAAAAGTCAAATTCCAATACAAAAAAAATCAACTCAAAGCATAAAAAAACTTCTTCAAAGGAAATGGCTAAATGTAATTCTTGCTCTCATACTTACAGGTTTAGGAGCAGCATTAACGGGAATATTATTTAAAACTGGAATTCATGCATTAGAAGATTATCGATCAAATCTTCTTGTATTTATGCCTAGATGGATAGTTTTACCAATACTAGGAGTATTAGGAGGCTTAGTTTCTGGATCGCTCATTCAAAATTTTGCCCCTGCAGCAAAAGGAGCGGGCGTAAGTCACATCATTGCTTTCCTTCGCCATAAGCCAGTCCCCATGGGATTAAGAGTTGGAATAGTAAAACTGTTTGCTGGAATTATTGCTATTGGAAGTGGATTTCCGCTAGGCCCAGAAGGCCCAGCAGTACAAATGGGAGGATCTGTTGCCTGGAAAATGGCGAAATGGCTAAAAGCCCCTATTTCATTTCGCAGAGTCATAGTTGCAGCAGGCGGAGGAGCTGGAATTGCAGCAATTTTTAGTGCACCTATTGGAGGCTTTGTCTATGCAATTGAAGAACTTCTAAATTCAGCAAGACCAGTCGTCCTCTTACTAGTAGTAGTAACAACTTTCTGGGCTGATAGTTGTGCTGATATCTTGCAAGCGATTGGACTAGATCAAAAAGCTGGTGGATTTATTAATAATTTAGGTTTTCAACTAGAGAGAGCATACACACCAGTAATCGAATTCTTTCCAATAGATTTTTTATACCTAATATTTTTGGGAATTATATTAGGATTTTTAGCAGAAATGTATTGCCGATATGTTTTAAAAATGCAAGTTCTGGGAAATAAATGGTTTAAAAATAAAACGATTGAAAGAATGAGTTTATCGGGTTTTTTGCTTGGTACTATGTATTCAATTATTCCGGAAAATTTTCACAATATCGAAGGATTACAAAAAATTATTGTTAATGAAAGTAGCAGTTTCACACTTGCAATAAGTATATTTTTTGTTTTATTCTTTGCCTCTGGCCTTGCTGCTGCTTCAGGCGCACCAGGTGGTTTGTTTTATCCAATGCTTACCTTGGGCGGAGCGATAGGGTTAGCAAGTGGTATTGGAGTAGAAACAATAACTGGCCATGTTCCAACAACCTATATTTTTGCAGGAATGGGGGGATTCGTAGCTGGATGCTCAAGAACCCCTTTAACAGCAATGTTTTTAGCCTTCGCATTAACTAAAAATCTTTTAATACTAAAGCCACTCTTAATTACATGTATAGCTAGCTTTTTAACTGCGAGAATATTTAATGAACACTCAATTTATGAAAGACAAATTACAATTGAAGAAGGAGAATTAATTTAA
- a CDS encoding O-antigen ligase, protein MINNAYFLNLKNNFSENLGWTCFQLGVFCLPSSALISCVFLLVALLEGGLKRRDLYWREYWNYPLVLVTFLMIIGSIRSHTGWLAWLGLFNWFPFFLCFWGLQPYLLTPERRKKCASWLVFGSLPVLITGFGQLWLGWEGPWQIFDGLIIWFISPGGEPLGRLSGLFDYANIAAAWLSGVWPFCLASVLHPFILGRNRAIPCALLIAFISGMILTDSRNAWGAIFLALPLVFGSASWSWLIPLMLICFLPVIIAVAPFFDFGIQQFARSIVPESIWMRLNDMQFVDTRPFEATRIGQWKIAFNLIFEKPWLGWGAAAFSIIYPLRTGLSHGHSHNLPLELAISHGIIVSFLINIFVFSLLLISSFKRIFNNLNLQKNIIVDRAWWTSTLILICFHATDIPLFDSRINILGWILLIGLRCMIYNSTSFNNSLKQFNKVLN, encoded by the coding sequence ATGATTAATAATGCTTATTTCTTAAATTTAAAAAATAATTTTTCAGAGAATCTTGGCTGGACTTGTTTTCAGTTAGGTGTCTTTTGTTTGCCGTCCAGCGCATTAATTTCTTGTGTATTTTTGCTTGTAGCTCTTTTGGAGGGAGGTCTTAAAAGAAGAGATCTCTATTGGAGGGAATATTGGAATTATCCGCTAGTGCTTGTAACTTTTTTGATGATAATTGGTTCAATTCGCTCTCATACCGGCTGGCTAGCTTGGCTTGGTCTTTTTAATTGGTTCCCATTCTTCTTGTGTTTTTGGGGCTTGCAACCATATTTGCTTACTCCTGAAAGAAGAAAAAAATGTGCTTCTTGGCTTGTCTTCGGAAGTCTTCCTGTTTTAATAACAGGTTTTGGTCAACTATGGCTTGGATGGGAGGGGCCTTGGCAGATTTTTGATGGTTTAATAATTTGGTTTATTTCTCCAGGAGGAGAGCCGTTAGGCAGATTATCTGGGTTGTTTGATTACGCGAATATTGCTGCTGCATGGTTATCGGGCGTATGGCCATTTTGTTTAGCGTCCGTTTTGCATCCTTTTATTCTTGGAAGAAACCGTGCTATTCCATGTGCACTTTTAATTGCTTTTATTTCAGGAATGATTTTGACTGATTCTCGAAACGCCTGGGGTGCAATTTTTTTAGCTTTACCATTGGTTTTTGGTTCAGCATCATGGAGTTGGTTAATTCCTTTAATGCTTATTTGCTTTCTTCCGGTGATTATTGCGGTTGCACCATTTTTTGATTTTGGGATTCAACAATTTGCAAGAAGTATTGTTCCTGAATCTATTTGGATGAGACTAAATGATATGCAATTCGTTGATACTAGACCTTTTGAAGCAACGCGTATTGGTCAATGGAAAATAGCATTTAACTTAATTTTTGAAAAACCATGGTTGGGTTGGGGGGCAGCAGCTTTTTCAATTATTTATCCTTTAAGAACTGGTTTATCTCATGGTCACTCTCATAATTTGCCTTTAGAATTAGCAATTAGTCATGGTATAATAGTTTCTTTTTTAATTAATATATTTGTATTTAGCTTATTATTAATTTCTTCCTTCAAGAGAATATTTAACAATTTAAATCTTCAAAAAAATATAATAGTAGATCGAGCTTGGTGGACCTCGACATTAATTCTTATTTGTTTTCATGCGACAGACATTCCACTTTTTGATAGCAGAATAAATATCTTAGGTTGGATATTATTGATAGGTCTTAGATGTATGATTTATAATTCTACGAGCTTCAATAATTCATTAAAACAGTTTAATAAAGTATTAAATTAA
- the purU gene encoding formyltetrahydrofolate deformylase: MSIKTVILQFICPDKPGLVSDLASWIASKNGNIRHADHHTDEDAKLFLSRIEWDLDGFLLDKNEIISEVNLLEQRLNGKAVLSFSDDFPNVAIFVSKQSHCLVDLLWRVKAGELCMNVPLVISNHTDLEEICSSFSIPFKLIEVDKNNKADSESKILDLLNEYNIDLGVLAKYMQILSSSFLEKFPHLINIHHSFLPAFKGAQPYHQAWDRGVKLIGATAHYVTKDLDAGPIIEQTISNVSHRDEVSDLIRKGRDLERVALARALRLHLKRQVIVYRGRTAVFT; the protein is encoded by the coding sequence GTGAGCATCAAAACAGTTATTTTGCAGTTCATTTGTCCTGACAAGCCAGGACTTGTAAGTGATTTGGCAAGTTGGATAGCAAGTAAAAATGGCAATATTAGACATGCTGATCACCATACAGATGAAGATGCAAAACTGTTTCTCAGTCGCATTGAGTGGGATTTAGATGGATTTCTGCTTGATAAAAATGAAATTATCTCGGAGGTAAATTTACTTGAGCAAAGATTGAATGGAAAAGCGGTCTTGAGCTTCTCTGATGATTTTCCTAATGTTGCAATCTTTGTTAGTAAGCAGAGCCATTGTTTAGTTGATCTTTTATGGAGAGTTAAGGCAGGCGAATTATGTATGAATGTACCTTTAGTTATCTCAAATCATACAGATTTAGAGGAAATTTGCTCCAGTTTCTCTATTCCTTTTAAGCTTATAGAAGTAGATAAAAATAATAAAGCAGATTCCGAAAGTAAAATTTTAGATTTACTAAATGAGTACAACATTGATTTAGGTGTTTTGGCTAAATATATGCAAATTTTAAGTAGTTCATTTTTAGAGAAGTTTCCACATCTCATTAATATTCATCATTCTTTCCTTCCTGCTTTTAAAGGGGCTCAACCATATCATCAAGCTTGGGATAGAGGAGTAAAATTAATTGGTGCAACAGCGCATTATGTCACTAAGGATCTTGATGCTGGTCCGATAATTGAACAGACGATATCTAACGTGAGTCATCGTGATGAAGTATCAGATTTAATAAGAAAGGGTAGAGATTTGGAGCGAGTCGCTTTAGCAAGAGCTTTAAGATTACATTTAAAAAGACAAGTTATTGTTTATAGAGGTAGAACAGCTGTATTTACATGA
- a CDS encoding FAD-binding oxidoreductase, protein MNSQKTEKKHIKISIIGGGIAGITTAFHLGKKGYQVNLIDPTLNSEINNLNPKNGSQASLGVLMGNIYKRSKGRAFLLRNKSMKLWKEWLTEINHSETDFILEKPLIKLASSEKEYQLMIELSHNKKKYGIELLDKNSLGFWNSIFDTTLIGGLISYEDGRLNPIKLIKSLIQSLDQIKINKIDKSVIRISRNKNLNEKNWTINLDNNQSINQDYIVICSALNTQNLLKPLGHEILLEPILGQVVELELKKEISNWKKWPAILNYQSINFIHHSPTRILIGATIERRTKPSQLDKQKMLNLRNGPPKWMVNAKISHEWSGIRARPINEPAPLLKQLEPGLLLNTGHYRNGVLLAPACAEWIGLQIEGQ, encoded by the coding sequence ATGAATAGCCAAAAAACAGAAAAAAAACACATCAAAATCTCAATTATTGGTGGTGGGATAGCAGGAATTACAACTGCCTTTCACTTAGGGAAAAAAGGTTATCAAGTAAATTTAATAGACCCAACATTAAATTCAGAAATAAATAATTTAAATCCAAAAAATGGATCACAAGCTAGTTTAGGTGTTCTCATGGGAAATATCTACAAAAGATCAAAAGGAAGAGCTTTTTTACTAAGAAATAAAAGTATGAAATTATGGAAAGAATGGCTTACTGAAATAAACCATTCTGAGACAGATTTTATTCTTGAAAAACCATTAATTAAATTAGCAAGTTCAGAGAAAGAGTATCAATTAATGATTGAATTAAGTCATAATAAAAAAAAGTATGGAATTGAGCTTTTAGATAAAAATTCTTTAGGTTTCTGGAATTCGATATTTGATACAACCTTAATAGGGGGATTAATATCTTATGAAGATGGTCGATTAAATCCGATAAAATTAATCAAGTCATTGATACAAAGTCTTGATCAAATTAAGATAAATAAAATCGACAAAAGTGTTATTAGAATCAGTAGAAATAAAAATTTAAATGAAAAAAACTGGACTATAAATCTTGACAATAATCAATCTATTAATCAAGATTACATCGTCATTTGTTCTGCATTAAATACTCAAAATTTATTAAAACCATTAGGTCATGAAATACTTTTAGAACCAATATTAGGACAAGTTGTTGAATTAGAATTAAAAAAAGAAATTTCGAATTGGAAAAAATGGCCTGCAATATTAAATTATCAATCTATAAACTTTATACACCATTCTCCCACTCGCATTCTTATAGGAGCAACTATCGAAAGAAGAACTAAACCAAGCCAATTAGATAAGCAAAAAATGTTAAACCTGAGAAACGGTCCTCCAAAATGGATGGTCAACGCAAAAATCAGCCATGAATGGAGCGGAATAAGAGCTAGACCAATTAATGAACCTGCTCCCTTATTAAAACAATTAGAACCTGGACTACTACTTAATACAGGTCACTACAGAAATGGTGTTTTATTAGCTCCTGCTTGTGCCGAATGGATTGGACTTCAAATTGAGGGCCAATAA